The nucleotide window CTCCCTGCACCTGCTTGGGAGGGAGTCTGTCAGCTTTCTGGGCAGTAGGGGACACGGGGGCCCCTTGAGGGAAGGAAGTGTTTGTTGGTAAGGTATTGTCCTCATTGTGTGGTGGGGGGTACCCCGTGTTACAGTTAATAAACACAGTTACTTAAGTGGTCATGTTTCACCACACAAGAGTCCCAGAGAGCCATGCCAGCCTCTTGCCCGTTCACTTGACagagggaaactgagggtcagagaacttaggttgctttaaaaagaagaggaattgAGACTACAGCTTAACACGTTAGCATGGTGCAAACTTTAGTTCACGAAAGGATAACTTTTCGATGCTTACAGTTGTCCAAGGGAGCAAGGGCCTGCTTTGTGAAGTGCGAGTTCCTCACCCCATGGGGTTATGTGAACAGGCTTGGCTCTCTGCTCGCCGTGGCTACTGTGGTGGGTGTTCACCCCTTCGACGACGCTAGAGGAGCTAGCCGGGGTCTGAGACCTGGAGCTGGTGGGAAGCTAGGTGTGAGGAGGTGGGGGCATGCATACCTGCGTTTCTCGTTCCAGGCGTTGTACCACTTGATGAACCGCTTGGTGCTCTGCAGCTTGGGGTGCAGGCAGTGCTCCTGACCCCGGTACCTGGACACGCTCTTGGTGGTGATGCTGAAACAGAGCAGCGTGGGGTGCAGGATTGAGGAGGCTGAATGGCAGCCCCTCAGTGTGGCCTGTGGGCCGCCCTGGTCTGTCCCAGTCAGGGAGGGCCCTGGAAATGTGGCCGCCTCCCTCCTGTCAGGGGAGCGCGCCCTGGTGCTCACTGCCTGGCTGCCTCTTTGGAAGGTTCTGGGTGTCCCCTTAATCTCCGATTTCACATACAGTTTAACCCTGTATGGAGTGATTGGCTCTCACTTCTCCCTGGAGTTCTTAGGGTCTGGGATAgtatcccctcccccacaaggctGTTGCCTACAGGGCTCATGCCTCCCTTGGAGAACAAAGCTCTGGGGACTCTTCCAGCTCCTCTAAACCTAGGAttggagaggtggagagagcTAATATCAGCAAGGTGCACACGCCGAGACCCCTTTCCTTGGGTACAAGGAACTTGCTCGCGGCAGGGCTCAGACATGCCCTGCACATGGGTGGTCTCTGTCTGACCCTTCGAACCCCAGCGCCCCTTGATCCTCTGAAGTCTGTCCCGGGGCTGGGACATGACGGATCCTGAAGTTAAGTCTTGCTGGCCTTGCAGCCCATTTTGATTCCTGAGCCTGAAGTCCCACTTGTCTCAGCCCCCAGCAAGAAAATAAGGCCTCCTCCCCTCAGGCCTCTGTCAGCCCATGTGCCAAACCGAGTGGAGGCCCTAGCCGTGCGGCAGAAAAGCAGGTGGCACTGTACAGAGTGTAGGGCCTGGGTGTGAATCCCAGCTCTTTCTGTAGGACCTTGGGTAATTTCTCTTAAccagtttgcccatctgtaaaatgggtttaatAATAGGACCTACCTCTTAGGGTTATCGGGTAATGAAAGGGTATAATGTATGCAGAGTGCCTAGCACCTGGTAGACGCAATGTGGAGAATTCCTGTCATTAGTAATTGTCTTGGAAGATGAGATggccaaggagaaagagaagccttAGTGTGTGAGCTCCAGCCTGGACGGGGAAAGCAGGACTGCTGCCCAGGACTGCCATGCCCCTCTCACCCTGGGCTGGGCCAGGGTGGCAGGATTTTAGGAGGAAGCTTCTGGGTAGGGGAGGAAGGATGGTGTTCCAGAACAAAGGACCACCTAGGGGATGTGGAAAAGTGGAAGGTGAGAGGTGCCACTCCCTGAGTGGTCATGGCACGAACAGATGATGGTGGGCTGGGGAATGAGCTGAGGGGGCAAAGAGGGGCAGTTGGAGGCTGgattgggaagagaaagaagggagggagagagggcagttAGGGCCCTGCAGGTTCCCAAAGGTAAAGTGTCAGGGCACATGGGCCAAGTTCTAGATGGGAGCAGGGCCACCAGAAACTGAGTCTCCCTGTTGACAGGGAGAGAAAAACCGAATCTTGCCACCAGAATGGGGGCAGAATATTTCTGGGCAACttgttctcttcccttctctgtgctcagaGTTTCCAAGGTCCCCCATTGCAGCCTAAGCTTCCTAGAGCAGGGGTGGCTCTTCTGCTAAATGCTGTGGACTGGGCTCTGCCTTCACTGGCCCCCTGAGACCAGTTGCTCCCCGGGTCCTGTCCCTCCTGCTAGGTCTTCAAGCATGGGGCCAGGCTTCCCAGTGCAGTCTGCCTGCTCTCCTCTCCATAGTACTCGGTCACTCTGCGGGAATTTAACCCACTGCTCTCTCTGCCTACAGTGCTGCTTTTGCACTTGAAGTGAAGGGATGTGGGCAAGCCTGATGAAGATGCCCTCCTCAGTTAGGTCACTGTGCAGGCTGGGGATTCCCAATTCTGAAGGTCGGGGCAGCAGGGAAGACACTCAGCCCTCCCACCACAGTCCTTGAGTGCTTGTCACAACACTGGGACTATGAAAATTGGTTGTGGGGTGAAGACATGACGATTTATATTCCCAGCAGTTGCTCAGAAATTCTGGGTCCTGTGTCCCCTCTCCTCAGTGGTTCTGGGGTGCTGAGGGTTTGGGCAAGAGTTCATAGGGCACAAATGGCCCTTTATAATATCTGGAGTCTACTCCCACTTGCAAAGCACactggcctccccaccccacccccagcctcatcAGAGATTTCTGGGTGACTCAGGGTGAACTGGAAAACTTGCTTTTGTTCAGCGTTTGTGGCTGAAAACCTGCTTTGGCAAAAAGTGCTGGCCCTGCATCTGATCTAGAGACTCTTAGGAGCTTGAGACAGGAGAGGATGTTCAGCCCTTCAGTGCTGTGGGCGGGGCTGGGTGTGGGTGAAGGTTTAGGAAGGAGACTGGTGACTGTGTTTGGACCTCCCGAGGCCCCTGCCAGTTTTCACAAGGTTGCGTAAAGCCTTCTCGCACCTGCCTGCTGTCAGTTTCCTCTCTATTCTGAAAAAATTTAGTCGGGAGAAAGAGTAAACCTGTTTATTGAGGGtcctttagagaagtgtctgcaCCCCAtaccctgcttctctttctctgcaaggTCTTGGCACCTGGCCATGGGGTGTGGGGTGGTTCTCAGTACTTAGAGGAGTGCAAACTTAATTTGCTACGTCCCTGTCATCTTCAACCCCCAAGCTGGAAACCATGAAGGACTTGTAGCTCCTCCTTTAGCTTGTGGGAACACTagcccccaccaaaaaaagatTTTCCGGCAGTTCTTCTGGACTTGCGTCTACTAGGCAAGGGACAGGGGTTGATTTATGTGCCTAGGTAGAAAGGCAGTGGGGTTCGGCTTAAGCCTGGTGGCTTTGCAAATTCCCCTAACTTCAGCCTGACTGTGCAGCCCCCAGGTGGCAgtgtgtggggggaggtgggCTGCCTTTGCATACACTGTGCGGAGGCCTTGGGACCATCGGGGCCAGCGGATAGAAGGCACTTGCCCAGACTGAGAATAAAGTGTGTCCTgtttctgggggaggggaagaggggccaATGGTCCGTGGCAGACCACGGTAGCTGCTTTGCCAAGGGCTTCCTTCCTGGCCAAGTGCATACTGATGGGGAAACAGTGGTGCTGGACTCAAGTGGTTAATTGGGAAGGCAGAGGAGCAAGGAAACTCCGtgttctctcactctgtcccagttttaaaaatattctttgcatCCCCACCAAGCAGGGCTCCAGCCGCATGGCACGTTAACCCCAGCAGATCACTTTGCCCAGCACTGCTCAGGCTCAGGGACCCACAAGAGTCCAGCCGGTGGTGAAGGATCAAGGATCAGTCTCAACATGAAATCGCTAGCAGCCAAAAAAGCTGGCTGTGGTCCCCTGGTAGGGAAAAGGCTCTGAAAGGAGGGTTGGGTCTGAGGACTTAAAGACagcatttgttttaattctctcTCCAGCAACAGGAAGGCAACATGCGTCCCAGTTTGGGTGCAAGTTCAATAGTTCTGGGTGAGTTTGGAGCGCTTTCAATCCCGATGCTCTAAAGTTGGCACGACCAGAGCCATTTAACCCTTGATCACCCCAGAATGGTGGGCAGTGCAAGCACCTAGGCTACCCATTTGAATCTTAGCAAGGGTGAACACCCAGAGGCTGTTTCCAGAGAACAGGGCAGTTGTCCCTCTTTCCAAACTCTTTCAGACTGTCAGGCCAGCGTCCTAGGGACTTGCTGGGCAATTACAAAGCCTCCTCCAAGGCCTTGCCAAAGGCACAGAGGAATGTCTGTTAGCCCCACCGACCCAGCCCCATGCTGTGCCGCAGCACCGGGTTAAGAGCAGTCCGCACACACGCTCACGGTGAGGAGCCAGAACTCACATAACCATCTTCTCCTCGCAGTGCGGGTACTTTGGCTTCATTTCCAGCTTCTTCACGTCGCTGTATCGAATCTTGGGCCCCTTTCGGGAGCATTTACATTTGGACCCTGGGAGAGAGAGCGACGGGTATCATTCAGCTGCGTGTGCGGTCTCCTGCCCCCCCACCGCCCTAGGTGCCCACCCAGGACCTCGGGGGTCCCTGGAAGCCCAGCAGTTggcgcccaggtgccccaggacggGACGGGACGGCGACAAGAGACCTCCCGGGCACTCACCGTCCACGCGTGCGGCGCACAGCGCCAGGAGCAGCAGGAGTAGCGCGGCGGACAGGAGCCTCATGCTGGCCGGAGGGGCGCGGCGCGGGAGCAGGGACTGGGGAGGGCGCCCGGCCGGCCGGCTCAGCTCTCTGCTCGGAGCGCGCCTCCGGCTCTGCTCCGCTCGCTCCCGCTGCGCCCGTCGGTGGGTGCCTGGTGCCCGCTGCGTTCCGCTCTCGGCTCCGCGCTGTCTCCGCAGCCTCCCTCCGCCCGCCCAGGCCTCTTTTAAATCCGCTCCTGCCCTCGCGGCAGCGAGCTCATTAATATGCAGAACCACTCGGTGACTCACTGAGATTTCTCAacgaggtggggggaggagaccTTCCCCGCCCCGGGACCGCGATCTCCGCGGCGCACACTGGGAGCCACGCGCGCACACACCCATTCATACCCGCTGCCCTCTTGCTTCTATACACACTTGCACACCCAGACTCCAGCCCGCGCACACCGCCAGTGCCCCGGCGGTACCGGCTGTTCCGGACACTTTAGAGGCTGCTTAAGGGCGCTGCTTTTCTGAATCGCATGGTTCCCTCTGGCCAGACAAGCATGCTGTCCTGAGCTGCTGAGAGACCCAGGCCCGCGGCCCAGATCTTCTGAGAACTGAAAGAGTTTTGGAACAGGTGCCAGGTGTGAGTGCCAGCAGGCCTGACTCCTAGGGCGTGAGTTGTCCCTGTTGGGCCAGCAGCCTTGGTGGCCAGAGCACAAGGCCAGGTCTGGAGGGAGGTTGCCATAGGTTGTACAGGAGCAAAGTCATTGCCTGTGGTCACTGCGGCTGGCTCAAAGGATGCGCCCGAGGGATTTTTGGTCACTCTGAGAGGAAGACTTCCTAAAGTTGGTACATGGCTGTGTGAGCTGCCTGCGGAGTGCTGAGAACCAGCCAGGGGTTCCTTGCTGTCGTACCATTCTCTAAAGGCTCTGCCCAGCAGGGACACATGGCAGTGGTAACCATTTGGACAAAGTTCATGTTCCAGacatatgccaggctctgtggcGTAGTGTTGTGGGCCAAAGCAGGGCAACAGAGATTCCTGCTGCATCACTTACCAGTGCAAGTGACCGCACTACTCTGAGCCTTCATTGTGCCTTCTGTAAAGCAGGAGTGTCACAGTGCATGTCACAGGGTGGCTGTGAGAGGTGTGGAAGATCAGACGTGTAAAGTGTCCGAGAGAATGCCCGACCCATAGTTGGTGCCCAGGAAATCTTACCTA belongs to Acinonyx jubatus isolate Ajub_Pintada_27869175 chromosome A1, VMU_Ajub_asm_v1.0, whole genome shotgun sequence and includes:
- the CXCL14 gene encoding C-X-C motif chemokine 14 — encoded protein: MRLLSAALLLLLLALCAARVDGSKCKCSRKGPKIRYSDVKKLEMKPKYPHCEEKMVIITTKSVSRYRGQEHCLHPKLQSTKRFIKWYNAWNEKRRVYEE